One window of the Emcibacter sp. genome contains the following:
- the def gene encoding peptide deformylase, which translates to MAILPIVTVPDPMLKFTSEPVEKVDDELRAFMDDMLDTMYDAPGIGLAAIQVGRPIRVLVIDLAHDDEDPAPQYFINPDIYWTSEEIGVYNEGCLSVPEQYAEVERPAECKVRFLDYDGNEQDIHCTGLLATCIQHEMDHLNGILFVDHLSKLKRDMIVKRVKKMVRDHAL; encoded by the coding sequence ATGGCGATTTTACCAATTGTAACCGTCCCTGACCCAATGCTGAAATTCACCTCCGAACCGGTGGAGAAGGTGGATGACGAACTGCGGGCCTTCATGGACGACATGCTGGACACCATGTATGACGCGCCGGGAATCGGTCTTGCCGCAATCCAGGTCGGCCGGCCGATCCGGGTACTGGTGATCGACCTCGCCCATGACGACGAAGACCCCGCACCACAGTATTTTATCAATCCGGATATCTACTGGACCTCCGAGGAAATAGGTGTCTATAACGAGGGCTGCCTGTCGGTCCCCGAACAATATGCGGAAGTGGAACGTCCCGCCGAATGCAAGGTCCGTTTCCTGGATTATGACGGCAATGAACAGGATATTCATTGCACCGGCCTTCTGGCCACCTGTATCCAGCACGAGATGGATCATCTGAACGGCATTCTTTTTGTCGACCACCTGTCCAAGCTGAAACGGGACATGATCGTCAAAAGAGTCAAAAAAATGGTGCGGGACCACGCACTCTGA
- the fmt gene encoding methionyl-tRNA formyltransferase, whose protein sequence is MAAPLRIAFMGTPDFSVPTLRALIDAGHHVVAVYSQPPSRAGRGKKERPSPVHAFAEKHGIPVHTPASLKTPEEQEKFAALDLDVAVVVAYGLLLPKAILEAPRLGCVNVHASLLPRWRGAAPIHRAIMAGDKETGVDIMMMEEGLDTGPVLLEKRVDILPIDTTGSLHDTLATLGAETIVPALEGLADGSLTPRPQGEEGVTYAKKIDKAEARIDWTRPAEELHNHIHGLSPFPGAWCEVDGERLKLLQAEVTDGSGAPGEVISDQLMVACGTGALKILKAQRAGKGPMITDDLLRGFPIAKGVILT, encoded by the coding sequence ATGGCGGCGCCTTTACGTATTGCCTTTATGGGCACCCCCGATTTTTCCGTCCCCACTCTCAGGGCTCTGATTGACGCCGGACATCATGTGGTCGCCGTCTACAGCCAGCCGCCGAGCCGGGCCGGACGCGGCAAGAAAGAACGTCCCTCCCCGGTCCACGCCTTCGCCGAGAAGCATGGCATTCCCGTCCATACCCCGGCCAGCCTGAAGACCCCTGAGGAACAGGAAAAATTCGCGGCCCTTGATCTGGATGTGGCCGTGGTCGTTGCCTACGGGCTTTTACTGCCCAAAGCCATACTGGAGGCCCCGCGCCTTGGCTGTGTCAATGTGCATGCCTCGCTGCTGCCGCGCTGGCGCGGTGCCGCCCCCATCCACCGGGCCATCATGGCCGGGGACAAAGAAACCGGCGTCGACATCATGATGATGGAGGAAGGCCTGGACACCGGCCCTGTTCTCCTCGAAAAGCGGGTCGATATTTTACCAATCGACACTACAGGCAGCCTGCATGACACACTTGCCACCCTCGGTGCAGAGACCATCGTGCCCGCCCTTGAGGGCCTTGCCGACGGCAGCCTCACACCCCGCCCCCAGGGCGAGGAAGGTGTCACCTATGCCAAAAAAATCGACAAGGCCGAGGCACGCATCGACTGGACCCGCCCGGCAGAAGAGTTGCACAACCATATCCACGGCCTGAGCCCCTTTCCCGGCGCCTGGTGCGAAGTAGACGGCGAGCGTCTGAAGCTGCTGCAGGCAGAAGTCACTGACGGCAGCGGTGCTCCCGGCGAAGTGATTTCAGACCAGCTTATGGTCGCCTGCGGCACCGGCGCCCTGAAAATCCTCAAGGCCCAGCGGGCCGGCAAAGGCCCCATGATCACAGACGACCTGCTGCGCGGCTTTCCAATCGCCAAAGGGGTGATCCTTACATGA
- a CDS encoding DNA recombination protein RmuC has protein sequence MLTETHFIAGGAAAFCLIAVLIGFWLAGKRTAALQAQLAQEREKQQEAEVRSQEALMRMMQSQASLEGRLAQISEASTKNQAELTRTLEERLDKVSQRMGESLDKTNKNTTEGLSDLKTRLAVIDEAQKNITELSGQMVGLQDILSNKQARGAFGEVQLKDLVTNILPPNAYGFQETLSNGKRADCLIKLPNPPGSIVVDAKFPLESYHLLRNADGEAQVKQAVAAFRTAIRKHVKDISEKYILNGETAESALMFLPSEAIYAELHATFPELVEESYRAKVWIVSPTTLMATLNTVRAVLKDARMREQAGVIQKEVTTLLTDVERLDSRVENLQRHFQQAEKDIGEISTSTRKITSRAEKIESLQLEEGESAEAVLETAKSQPNKE, from the coding sequence GTGTTAACCGAAACACATTTTATTGCCGGTGGTGCAGCGGCCTTTTGCCTGATTGCGGTGCTGATTGGATTTTGGCTGGCCGGCAAGCGTACGGCGGCCCTGCAGGCGCAGCTGGCGCAGGAGAGGGAAAAACAGCAGGAAGCGGAGGTCCGTTCGCAGGAAGCGCTGATGCGCATGATGCAGTCCCAGGCCTCCCTGGAAGGCCGTCTGGCGCAGATTTCCGAAGCCAGCACAAAGAACCAGGCGGAACTGACCCGGACCCTGGAGGAACGGCTCGACAAGGTCAGCCAGCGCATGGGCGAAAGCCTGGACAAGACCAATAAAAACACCACCGAAGGCCTGTCGGATCTGAAAACCCGGCTGGCGGTCATTGACGAAGCCCAGAAGAATATCACCGAACTGTCCGGCCAGATGGTCGGACTCCAGGATATTCTTTCCAACAAGCAGGCCCGGGGTGCCTTCGGCGAGGTGCAGCTCAAGGATCTGGTGACCAATATCCTGCCGCCTAATGCTTACGGCTTCCAGGAAACCCTGAGCAACGGCAAGCGGGCCGACTGCCTGATCAAGTTGCCCAACCCGCCGGGAAGTATCGTGGTTGACGCCAAATTCCCGCTGGAAAGCTATCACCTGCTGCGTAATGCGGACGGGGAAGCCCAGGTCAAACAGGCGGTGGCCGCCTTCCGCACCGCGATCCGCAAACATGTGAAGGACATCTCGGAAAAATATATCCTCAACGGCGAGACGGCGGAATCGGCGCTGATGTTCCTGCCCAGCGAAGCGATCTATGCGGAACTGCATGCCACCTTCCCGGAACTGGTGGAGGAAAGCTATCGCGCCAAGGTCTGGATTGTCAGCCCGACGACCCTGATGGCGACCCTGAACACGGTGCGGGCGGTTCTGAAAGATGCCCGCATGAGGGAACAGGCCGGGGTGATCCAGAAAGAAGTAACGACCCTGCTGACCGATGTAGAACGACTGGACAGCCGGGTGGAAAACCTGCAGCGCCATTTCCAGCAGGCGGAAAAGGATATCGGAGAGATCAGCACCTCGACCCGCAAGATCACGTCGCGCGCCGAAAAGATCGAATCCCTGCAGCTTGAAGAAGGCGAGAGCGCCGAGGCGGTGCTAGAAACGGCAAAATCACAACCCAATAAAGAATAA
- the recR gene encoding recombination mediator RecR: MYRSRTSNSELDQLIQLLSKLPGFGPRSARRAVLHLVKKKDTLMKPLASSLAGVAEHVHPCSSCGNLDVSDPCHICEDERRDKSLICVIEEVADLWALERSGSYRGLYHVIGGTLSALDGVGPDDLNITGLVERAGEDSVTEVIIATNATVDGQTTAHYITDRLKNAGVSVSRLAHGVPVGGELDYLDDGTLTAALNSRQPF, translated from the coding sequence GTGTACCGCAGCCGTACTTCCAACAGTGAACTTGACCAGTTGATCCAGCTGCTGAGCAAGCTGCCCGGTTTCGGGCCGCGCTCGGCCCGGCGGGCAGTGCTGCATCTGGTGAAAAAGAAAGATACCCTGATGAAACCGCTGGCCTCCAGTCTGGCCGGTGTGGCGGAACATGTGCACCCCTGCTCCAGCTGCGGCAACCTGGATGTGTCGGACCCCTGCCATATCTGTGAAGACGAGCGCCGGGACAAAAGCCTCATCTGCGTGATCGAGGAAGTGGCCGACCTCTGGGCCCTGGAACGATCCGGCAGCTACCGCGGCCTTTATCATGTGATCGGCGGCACCCTGTCGGCGCTCGACGGCGTGGGCCCCGACGACCTCAATATTACCGGACTGGTTGAACGGGCCGGCGAAGACAGCGTGACCGAAGTCATTATCGCCACCAACGCCACCGTGGACGGCCAGACGACGGCCCATTACATCACCGACCGGCTGAAAAATGCCGGGGTCAGCGTCTCCCGCCTGGCCCACGGCGTGCCGGTAGGCGGCGAACTTGATTATCTGGACGACGGCACCCTGACCGCTGCCCTCAACTCCCGACAGCCCTTCTAG
- a CDS encoding TrkH family potassium uptake protein, with amino-acid sequence MKLHSLLYITGQFLLALSLAMLIPLLLDLEEHNPDWQAFILSAVLTALSGVLMIAAFRGEIIQLSLKEGFILTNLIWICCCLFGALPLAQADIGLSYTDAFFETVSGLTTTGSTIFADLEKLPPGIILWRSILQWIGGIGVVFMVIILMPFLKVSGMQLFRMESSDTHEKPAERTHDLMKKIALWYLFLTVSCFLAYRLAGMGFLDALNHAMTTLSTGGFSPYNSSIGHFDSAAVSWAAIIFMMAGSLPFTFYLFLSSPLKKKPPLSQIKGFTSLVAMLSLFVTAYLLITGHGSFGHSLTTGTFHVVSLITTTGFAMEDYGLWGHPVIGLLFMITFIGGCSGSTAGGIKIFRFQIMGQYFSNMLQSLYLPKKISVNMFNEQRVDDTVIAGVILYFSIYFISLLLMTFLLALTELDFITSISSAATAIANVGPGLGELVGPAGNFAGLSDPAKWIMVAGMILGRLEFLSVIVIFTPAFWRA; translated from the coding sequence ATGAAACTGCATAGTCTCCTTTACATTACAGGACAATTCCTGCTGGCCCTCAGCCTGGCCATGCTGATCCCGCTGCTGCTGGATCTGGAAGAACATAATCCGGACTGGCAGGCCTTCATTCTGTCCGCGGTTCTGACAGCCCTGAGCGGGGTCCTGATGATCGCCGCTTTCCGCGGTGAAATCATACAGTTGTCCCTGAAAGAGGGCTTTATCCTGACCAACCTGATCTGGATATGCTGCTGCCTGTTCGGGGCACTTCCTCTGGCACAGGCGGATATCGGCCTGAGCTACACCGATGCTTTCTTTGAAACCGTGTCAGGCCTGACCACAACCGGTTCGACCATCTTTGCCGATTTGGAAAAACTGCCGCCCGGGATTATCCTGTGGCGATCAATCCTGCAATGGATCGGCGGCATCGGTGTGGTCTTCATGGTGATCATCCTGATGCCCTTCCTCAAGGTGTCGGGTATGCAGTTGTTCCGCATGGAATCCTCTGATACCCACGAAAAACCGGCAGAACGCACCCACGACCTGATGAAAAAAATTGCTCTGTGGTATTTGTTCCTGACTGTTTCCTGCTTCCTTGCCTACCGGCTGGCTGGTATGGGATTTCTGGACGCCCTCAACCATGCCATGACCACTCTCTCCACCGGGGGATTTTCTCCCTATAACAGCTCCATCGGCCATTTCGACAGCGCGGCTGTTTCCTGGGCCGCCATCATCTTCATGATGGCCGGGTCCCTGCCCTTTACCTTCTATCTCTTTTTATCCTCGCCGCTAAAAAAGAAACCGCCGCTGTCCCAGATCAAGGGATTTACCAGCCTGGTGGCCATGCTGTCCCTGTTTGTCACTGCCTATCTGCTGATTACCGGACACGGCAGCTTTGGACACAGCCTGACAACGGGAACCTTCCATGTGGTCTCGCTGATCACCACCACCGGCTTCGCCATGGAAGACTATGGCCTGTGGGGGCATCCGGTGATTGGCCTGTTGTTCATGATCACCTTTATCGGCGGCTGCAGCGGCTCCACCGCCGGCGGCATCAAGATATTCCGGTTCCAGATCATGGGGCAATATTTCAGCAATATGCTGCAGTCCCTCTATCTGCCGAAAAAAATCTCCGTCAACATGTTCAATGAACAGCGTGTGGACGATACGGTAATCGCCGGTGTTATCCTCTATTTCAGCATCTATTTTATCAGCCTGCTGCTGATGACCTTCCTGCTGGCCCTGACCGAGCTCGACTTCATCACCAGCATTTCCAGCGCCGCCACCGCCATTGCCAATGTGGGTCCCGGCCTCGGCGAACTGGTCGGGCCGGCCGGAAATTTTGCCGGCCTGTCGGATCCGGCCAAATGGATCATGGTCGCCGGTATGATCCTCGGACGGCTGGAATTTCTCAGTGTGATTGTGATCTTCACGCCGGCCTTCTGGCGCGCCTGA
- the dapE gene encoding succinyl-diaminopimelate desuccinylase encodes MTDPVNPVEFTRDLIRCPSITPVEAGALDVLERKLTELGFTCTRLPFSEAGTPDVDNLYARLGTGAPNFCFAGHTDVVPVGAAADWSVDPFAATIKDGWLTGRGAADMKGAIAAFVAAVSRLLQSGEVQGSISFLITGDEEGPAINGTVKMLQWLEEKGEKLDYCLVGEPTNPTKLGEMAKIGRRGSLNTKLVVKGIQGHVAYPHLADNPIPRLIEILHRLTARKLDDGNDHFQPSNLEVVTIDVGNEASNVIPAEAEARFNIRFNNEQTIDGLKDWIRSVCEDVGGEVELEMKASGDAFLTPPGVLSELISGAVEKVTGVRPELSTTGGTSDARFIKDYCPVSEFGLVSQTMHKVDERVRVEDIELLADIYTEILNRFFRK; translated from the coding sequence TTGACTGACCCCGTCAATCCGGTGGAATTCACCCGGGACCTGATCCGCTGCCCCAGTATTACACCGGTGGAAGCAGGCGCTCTTGACGTCCTTGAACGGAAGCTGACGGAACTTGGTTTTACCTGTACCCGGCTGCCGTTCAGCGAAGCGGGGACGCCGGATGTGGACAATCTTTATGCCCGCCTGGGCACCGGGGCGCCGAACTTCTGTTTTGCCGGTCATACCGATGTGGTGCCGGTGGGGGCTGCTGCGGACTGGTCCGTGGACCCCTTTGCCGCCACTATAAAGGACGGCTGGCTCACGGGGCGCGGTGCGGCTGACATGAAGGGCGCCATTGCCGCCTTTGTCGCGGCGGTTTCCCGGCTCTTGCAGTCCGGGGAGGTCCAGGGATCCATAAGTTTCCTGATCACCGGTGATGAGGAAGGTCCGGCCATCAACGGCACTGTCAAGATGCTGCAATGGCTTGAGGAAAAAGGCGAAAAGCTGGATTATTGCCTGGTTGGCGAACCAACCAACCCGACGAAACTTGGTGAAATGGCCAAGATCGGACGCCGGGGCAGCCTGAACACGAAACTGGTGGTCAAGGGGATACAGGGCCATGTAGCCTACCCCCATCTGGCCGACAATCCGATTCCGCGCCTTATCGAAATCCTGCACCGGCTCACTGCCCGCAAACTGGATGACGGTAACGATCATTTCCAGCCCAGCAACCTGGAAGTAGTGACCATTGATGTAGGCAATGAGGCCAGTAACGTAATTCCGGCCGAGGCGGAAGCCCGGTTCAATATCCGTTTCAACAATGAACAGACCATCGATGGCCTCAAGGACTGGATCAGGTCTGTTTGTGAAGATGTGGGCGGCGAGGTTGAGCTGGAGATGAAAGCCTCTGGCGATGCTTTCCTCACCCCGCCCGGGGTGCTCAGCGAGCTGATCAGCGGAGCGGTGGAAAAAGTCACCGGTGTGAGGCCTGAACTCAGCACCACCGGCGGCACCTCGGACGCGCGCTTTATCAAGGATTATTGTCCGGTGTCCGAATTCGGCCTGGTCAGCCAGACCATGCACAAGGTGGATGAACGGGTGAGGGTGGAAGACATTGAACTTCTGGCCGATATCTACACAGAAATCCTGAACCGTTTTTTCCGGAAGTAA
- a CDS encoding GFA family protein produces the protein MKHRGSCHCGTVTFEVEAPSAIEAVRCNCSMCSMTGFVHLIVPKEDFRLITGAEKITTYTFNTHTAKHTFCSICGVKSFYTPRSHPDGISVNVNCIDPETIENITFDDFDGANWEQNIDDLRTKDE, from the coding sequence ATGAAACACCGGGGCTCATGTCATTGCGGTACCGTTACATTCGAGGTGGAAGCCCCGTCTGCGATTGAAGCCGTCCGTTGCAACTGCTCCATGTGCTCCATGACCGGCTTCGTGCACCTGATTGTGCCCAAAGAGGATTTCCGGCTCATTACGGGGGCGGAAAAAATCACCACCTATACATTCAACACCCACACCGCCAAACATACCTTCTGCAGCATCTGCGGGGTGAAGAGTTTTTATACGCCACGCTCCCACCCGGATGGCATCAGCGTCAATGTCAATTGTATTGATCCCGAAACGATTGAAAATATTACCTTTGACGATTTTGACGGCGCCAACTGGGAACAGAATATCGACGACCTGCGGACAAAAGACGAGTAG
- the truA gene encoding tRNA pseudouridine(38-40) synthase TruA, which translates to MSGLTRYKLTIEYEGTGLFGWQIQDNGPTVQGILQDAIGKFCRAYDPVENRTHAAGRTDAGVHALAMIVHVDLPRDDDPYKVMSGINFHLNRGPVVVLKAERVSHDFHARFSALKRYYRYHMINRPAPLTFQRHRAWQVRAPLDVEAMREAATHLVGHHDFTTFRSVECQSQSPVKTLDNLDIIEAGEHIYFDCSARSFLHHQVRSMVGCLYYVGKGKWTPDDMKGALEAADRAALGFNAPPDGLYFVKVDYPD; encoded by the coding sequence ATGAGCGGCCTCACCCGGTACAAACTGACCATCGAATATGAAGGCACCGGCCTGTTCGGCTGGCAAATTCAGGACAATGGCCCTACCGTTCAGGGGATTTTGCAGGACGCAATCGGGAAATTCTGCCGGGCGTATGATCCGGTGGAAAACCGTACTCACGCGGCAGGCCGCACCGATGCCGGCGTCCACGCCCTCGCCATGATTGTTCATGTGGATCTGCCCCGCGATGATGATCCCTACAAAGTCATGAGTGGCATAAATTTTCACCTCAACCGGGGGCCGGTGGTGGTCCTGAAAGCGGAAAGGGTGTCCCATGATTTCCATGCCCGTTTTTCCGCCCTGAAGCGCTATTACCGCTATCACATGATCAACCGTCCGGCACCGCTGACTTTCCAGCGCCACCGGGCGTGGCAGGTTCGGGCCCCCCTGGACGTGGAGGCCATGCGGGAAGCCGCCACCCATCTTGTCGGCCATCATGACTTCACCACCTTCCGCAGTGTCGAATGCCAGTCACAAAGCCCGGTCAAGACGCTGGATAATCTGGATATTATCGAGGCCGGAGAGCATATCTATTTCGACTGCTCCGCCCGCTCTTTCCTGCATCACCAGGTCCGCAGCATGGTCGGATGCCTCTATTATGTGGGGAAGGGCAAATGGACGCCGGATGATATGAAGGGTGCACTTGAGGCAGCCGACCGGGCGGCACTCGGCTTTAACGCCCCGCCGGACGGGCTTTACTTCGTCAAAGTGGATTATCCGGACTAG
- a CDS encoding DNA polymerase III subunit gamma/tau, which translates to MAETDSNTEYRVLARKYRPTNFDELIGQEAMVRTLSNAIETGRLAHAFILTGVRGVGKTTTARIIAKALNCVGPDGNGSATINPCGVCENCKAISESRHVDVMEMDAASRTGVDDIREIIDGVRYASTSARYKIYIIDEVHMLSRNAFNALLKTLEEPPEHVKFIFATTEIRKVPVTVLSRCQRFDLRRVSIEELSAHFGRIAEKEGCEIEDTALAMISRAAEGSVRDGLSLLDQAFAHGAGKVSEEQVRDMLGLADRAQVLDLYKACMKGDTAAALKMLRHQYDHGADPVVIFQDMLELTHWLTRLKVVPEAGEEVVTSEAERTQGKEMAGTLSIPVLTRAWQMLLKGLEEVRIAPSPLLAAEMVLVRLTHVANLPTPGDLVKQLKNNPAPAGAAPAAPSGNGGSATNAQAGSHIHGNAPTGAPQAFRVIQGATGQSSLLAADPLPDQDTGLPSPNTFEEVVKLFVENHEATIAFHLKENCHEVSFSRGRMDIRLNDKAPRDLIGKLSEKLREYTGERWVISLSSEAGEKSLYHKELEEAEKLQARLSENPLIKSVLETFPGAKITDIRKKMAEFPLDTLADGLADSDGFMVSADEFGLDPDDF; encoded by the coding sequence ATGGCAGAAACTGACAGCAACACTGAATATCGCGTCCTTGCACGCAAATACCGTCCGACAAATTTTGACGAGCTGATTGGCCAGGAAGCGATGGTTCGCACCCTGTCCAACGCCATCGAAACCGGCCGACTGGCCCATGCCTTCATCCTGACCGGGGTGCGCGGGGTCGGAAAAACCACAACCGCCCGCATCATCGCCAAGGCTTTGAACTGTGTCGGACCGGACGGTAATGGCAGCGCCACCATCAACCCCTGCGGTGTCTGTGAGAACTGCAAGGCCATCAGTGAAAGCCGCCATGTAGACGTGATGGAAATGGATGCCGCCAGCCGCACCGGCGTCGACGACATCCGCGAAATCATCGACGGCGTGCGTTATGCCAGCACCAGCGCCCGCTATAAAATCTATATCATCGACGAAGTACACATGCTGTCCCGCAATGCTTTCAACGCATTACTGAAAACGCTGGAGGAACCGCCGGAACATGTGAAATTCATTTTCGCCACCACCGAAATCCGAAAAGTTCCCGTGACCGTGCTCAGCCGCTGCCAGCGGTTTGACCTGCGTCGGGTCTCCATTGAGGAACTTTCCGCCCACTTCGGCCGCATCGCCGAAAAGGAAGGCTGCGAAATCGAGGACACGGCCCTGGCCATGATTTCCCGGGCGGCGGAAGGCTCCGTCCGTGACGGCCTCAGCCTGCTCGACCAGGCCTTCGCCCATGGCGCCGGCAAAGTGAGCGAGGAACAGGTCCGCGACATGCTCGGCCTGGCCGACCGTGCCCAGGTGCTTGACCTTTACAAGGCCTGCATGAAAGGCGACACCGCCGCGGCCCTGAAGATGCTGCGCCATCAATATGATCACGGCGCCGATCCGGTGGTCATTTTCCAGGATATGCTGGAACTGACCCACTGGCTGACCCGCCTCAAGGTGGTGCCGGAAGCCGGAGAAGAAGTGGTGACCAGCGAAGCTGAACGTACCCAGGGCAAGGAGATGGCCGGCACCTTGAGCATTCCCGTCCTGACCCGGGCTTGGCAGATGCTGCTCAAGGGACTGGAAGAAGTCCGTATTGCCCCTTCCCCGCTGCTGGCGGCGGAAATGGTGCTGGTGCGCCTGACCCATGTGGCCAACCTGCCGACGCCGGGCGATCTGGTTAAACAGCTCAAGAATAATCCGGCCCCGGCCGGCGCAGCCCCTGCCGCACCTTCCGGCAACGGCGGCAGCGCCACAAATGCGCAGGCCGGCAGTCATATTCACGGCAACGCCCCAACAGGCGCGCCGCAGGCCTTCCGGGTCATCCAGGGTGCCACGGGACAATCCTCCCTGCTGGCCGCGGATCCACTCCCGGATCAGGACACAGGTCTGCCCTCGCCCAATACCTTCGAGGAAGTGGTCAAGCTGTTTGTAGAAAATCACGAAGCCACCATCGCCTTCCATCTGAAAGAAAACTGCCACGAAGTGAGCTTCAGCCGCGGCCGGATGGATATCCGCCTCAATGACAAGGCGCCCCGCGACCTGATCGGCAAGTTGTCTGAAAAATTACGCGAATATACCGGTGAGCGCTGGGTCATTTCCCTGTCTTCCGAGGCCGGTGAAAAAAGCCTTTACCACAAGGAACTGGAAGAAGCGGAAAAACTTCAGGCCAGATTGTCGGAGAATCCGTTGATCAAATCGGTTCTGGAAACCTTTCCCGGCGCAAAAATCACCGATATCCGCAAAAAAATGGCCGAGTTTCCCCTCGACACACTTGCGGACGGATTGGCAGACAGTGATGGTTTTATGGTCAGCGCCGACGAATTCGGCCTTGATCCGGATGATTTCTGA
- the nudC gene encoding NAD(+) diphosphatase: MSDRVLYLEPCAFAGFPLDPADHLRTDETWIAERLADDNSLFVVFHNQKPLMDVSDKKLPMPGFLDCSQIPEEALATAVFMGLLDKHAVFAVELGNCISEEEATGDTAKFIDLRNVAIQLLHEEFSPLPALLGKAKSLLDWHTRHGFCAVCGVATEIGNAGYLRQCPSCKAQHFPRTDPVVIMLVYKDDKMLVGRSPGWPAGNYSALAGFVEPGETLEEACRREVKEETGIEIGKVDYIKSQPWPFPSSLMIGLFAEAKTEEIILDKKEVEEARWINRAQAKMLLLTGGTDDMRLAPYSIAIARHLIEQWVAQRD; encoded by the coding sequence ATGTCTGACCGCGTCCTCTATCTTGAACCTTGTGCCTTTGCCGGTTTCCCGCTGGATCCGGCTGATCACCTGCGCACGGACGAGACGTGGATCGCGGAACGGCTGGCTGATGACAACAGCCTGTTTGTGGTATTTCATAACCAGAAACCGCTGATGGATGTATCCGATAAAAAACTGCCGATGCCCGGTTTTCTCGATTGCTCGCAGATCCCCGAAGAGGCGCTTGCGACAGCGGTTTTCATGGGACTTCTGGATAAACACGCGGTATTTGCCGTTGAACTGGGCAACTGTATCAGCGAGGAAGAGGCGACCGGAGATACCGCTAAATTCATTGATCTCAGGAATGTCGCCATTCAGCTTTTGCATGAGGAATTCTCCCCGCTTCCGGCGTTGCTGGGAAAGGCCAAGTCGTTACTGGACTGGCACACACGGCACGGGTTCTGCGCCGTTTGCGGCGTGGCCACTGAAATCGGCAATGCCGGATATCTGCGGCAGTGTCCGTCCTGCAAGGCCCAGCATTTCCCGCGCACCGATCCTGTAGTGATCATGCTGGTTTACAAGGATGACAAAATGCTGGTCGGGCGCAGTCCCGGCTGGCCAGCCGGAAATTATTCAGCTCTCGCCGGATTCGTCGAGCCCGGCGAGACCCTTGAAGAAGCCTGCAGGCGTGAGGTCAAGGAGGAAACCGGCATCGAGATCGGCAAGGTGGATTATATCAAGAGCCAGCCCTGGCCGTTTCCGTCCAGCCTGATGATCGGTCTTTTTGCCGAAGCAAAAACAGAAGAAATCATCCTGGATAAAAAGGAAGTGGAGGAGGCCCGCTGGATCAATCGGGCCCAGGCAAAAATGCTGCTGTTGACCGGCGGGACAGATGATATGCGGCTTGCTCCCTATTCCATCGCCATTGCCCGCCACCTGATTGAACAGTGGGTGGCGCAGAGGGACTAG
- a CDS encoding YbaB/EbfC family nucleoid-associated protein, protein MKNLGKMMKQAQEMQSKMAEMQASLEDLEVTGTAGAGLVTVTLNGKSEMKSVKIDPSLFNGDDVEVVEDLIVAACNDAKSKVEVRTQEEMQKLTGGLKLPEGFNLPF, encoded by the coding sequence ATGAAAAACCTCGGTAAAATGATGAAACAGGCCCAGGAAATGCAGAGCAAGATGGCTGAAATGCAGGCCTCCCTGGAAGATCTGGAAGTCACCGGCACTGCCGGCGCCGGTCTGGTCACCGTGACCCTGAACGGCAAGAGCGAGATGAAAAGCGTCAAGATCGATCCCAGCCTGTTTAACGGCGATGATGTGGAAGTGGTCGAGGACCTGATCGTCGCCGCCTGCAATGACGCCAAATCAAAAGTGGAAGTCCGCACCCAGGAAGAAATGCAGAAACTGACCGGCGGCCTGAAACTGCCGGAAGGTTTCAACCTGCCCTTCTGA